Proteins encoded in a region of the Bacteroidota bacterium genome:
- the recJ gene encoding single-stranded-DNA-specific exonuclease RecJ has translation MPTPRWTLRPVDDLEAITRLSYQLNRLPMALARTLVARGIGSFDEARHYFRDGLPALHDPFLMQDMDAAVGRLLQAIEQGERVLVYGDYDVDGTTSTALMVGFLRAQGLDPAFFVPSRFIHGYGLSEAGIDHAIEAGATLIVALDCGITAHDAALYAKSKGVDLVICDHHTAGETIPEAVAVLDPKRPDCGYPFDGLSGCGVGFKLIQAVLQRQGRPEEEAWPYLDLVAVSTASDIVPLQDENRVLMRAGLERLRATQRPGLLRLAEQARVDLTTATTSTIVFNLGPRINAAGRLDDATLAVDLLIESDSWKAKLLAEELEALNRQRRELDDDTRTVALAEATRFMDGDPKALVLYGADWHPGVIGITASRVAEHFHRPTVLLTSYGETNGHVKGSARSVKGINVYNALQSCSDLLERFGGHAFAAGLALDKSHIPELRARLSDAIENAVEPAQLEPEIELDAQLDLNEVDGYGGKFWRLLQQFGPFGPANRKPVFWGRDLRVVGQPSTCGADRQHLRMRVAQRDGGRPMSVIGFGLAERLPEVLQSARRGRGFELAFCVEDNTWNGRTTLQLRAKDVRLGDDA, from the coding sequence ATGCCTACCCCCCGCTGGACGCTCCGCCCGGTCGATGACCTGGAGGCGATCACCCGCCTGAGCTATCAACTGAACCGCCTCCCGATGGCCCTCGCGCGCACCCTTGTGGCGCGCGGCATCGGCTCCTTCGACGAGGCCCGGCACTACTTCCGTGACGGTCTCCCGGCGCTCCACGACCCGTTCTTGATGCAGGACATGGACGCCGCCGTGGGCCGGTTGCTCCAGGCCATCGAGCAGGGCGAGCGCGTGCTCGTCTACGGCGACTACGACGTCGACGGGACGACCTCCACGGCGCTGATGGTGGGCTTCCTGCGCGCGCAGGGCCTCGACCCGGCGTTCTTCGTCCCGAGCCGCTTCATCCACGGCTATGGGCTGTCCGAGGCGGGCATCGACCACGCCATCGAGGCGGGCGCGACGCTGATCGTGGCGCTCGACTGCGGCATCACGGCGCACGACGCGGCGCTCTACGCGAAGAGCAAGGGCGTCGACCTCGTCATCTGCGACCACCACACCGCGGGCGAGACGATCCCCGAGGCGGTCGCCGTGCTCGACCCAAAGCGCCCCGACTGCGGCTATCCGTTCGACGGCCTCTCCGGCTGCGGCGTGGGCTTCAAGCTCATCCAGGCCGTGCTCCAGCGCCAGGGACGCCCCGAAGAGGAGGCGTGGCCCTACCTGGACCTCGTCGCGGTCTCGACGGCGTCGGACATCGTGCCGCTCCAGGACGAGAACCGCGTGCTGATGCGCGCCGGCCTCGAACGCCTCCGCGCCACGCAGCGGCCCGGCCTGCTGCGCCTCGCCGAGCAGGCGCGCGTGGACCTCACGACGGCGACGACCTCGACCATCGTCTTCAACCTCGGCCCGCGCATCAACGCCGCCGGGCGCCTTGACGACGCCACGCTGGCCGTCGATCTGCTCATCGAGTCGGACAGCTGGAAAGCGAAGCTGCTCGCTGAAGAGCTCGAAGCGCTCAACCGCCAGCGCCGCGAACTCGACGACGACACGCGCACGGTCGCGCTCGCCGAGGCCACGCGGTTCATGGACGGTGACCCGAAGGCGCTCGTGCTCTACGGCGCCGACTGGCACCCCGGCGTCATCGGCATCACGGCGAGCCGGGTCGCAGAGCATTTTCACCGTCCGACGGTGCTGCTCACGTCGTACGGCGAGACGAACGGCCACGTCAAAGGCTCCGCGCGCTCGGTGAAGGGCATCAACGTCTACAACGCGCTGCAGTCCTGCTCCGACTTGCTGGAGCGCTTCGGTGGCCACGCCTTCGCGGCAGGGCTCGCGCTCGACAAGAGCCACATCCCTGAACTGCGCGCCCGCCTCAGCGACGCCATCGAAAACGCTGTCGAGCCCGCCCAACTCGAACCCGAGATCGAGCTCGACGCGCAGCTCGACCTCAACGAGGTAGACGGGTACGGTGGCAAGTTCTGGCGTCTCCTCCAGCAGTTTGGCCCGTTTGGCCCGGCCAACCGCAAGCCCGTGTTTTGGGGCCGCGACCTCCGCGTGGTGGGCCAGCCGTCGACGTGCGGCGCCGACCGCCAGCACCTTCGCATGCGTGTCGCGCAGCGCGATGGCGGGCGTCCGATGAGCGTGATCGGTTTCGGCCTGGCCGAGCGGCTGCCGGAGGTGCTTCAGAGCGCCCGGCGCGGTCGCGGCTTCGAACTGGCTTTTTGCGTTGAGGACAACACCTGGAACGGCCGGACGACGCTACAGCTACGTGCCAAGGACGTCCGCCTGGGCGACGACGCATGA
- the pgeF gene encoding peptidoglycan editing factor PgeF produces MLLRSDLFAELPAIVAAITTRHAPVGVALGDLGYDLGTNTETEAATRDAHQAALLRALDFRAESDPADVLVLAGQVHGAEVETVTAAGVYRERDALVTSQPGVLLAIQVADCAPVLLADPEARVVGAAHSGWRGTVANIAAQTVAAMQALGAEASRIRAYIGPCISQAHFEVGPEVAAQFDDRFVTVPSPGAKPHADLKAVLRAQLLSAGLAETHLDIDPGCTVADNDRFFSYRAEAGRTGRMLGVIGLHEG; encoded by the coding sequence CGTTGCGCTCGGGGATCTGGGGTATGACCTCGGCACGAACACCGAGACGGAGGCGGCCACGCGCGACGCGCACCAAGCGGCGCTGCTCCGCGCGCTCGACTTCCGCGCCGAGAGCGATCCGGCCGACGTGCTGGTGCTGGCCGGGCAGGTGCACGGGGCCGAGGTCGAGACGGTCACGGCCGCGGGTGTCTATCGCGAGCGCGATGCCCTCGTGACGAGCCAGCCGGGTGTGTTGCTCGCCATCCAGGTCGCCGACTGCGCGCCGGTGCTGCTCGCCGATCCCGAGGCGCGCGTCGTTGGGGCTGCGCACAGCGGGTGGCGTGGGACGGTGGCGAACATCGCGGCGCAGACCGTCGCTGCGATGCAGGCGCTCGGTGCCGAGGCGTCCCGCATCCGCGCCTACATCGGACCGTGCATCAGCCAGGCGCACTTCGAGGTGGGGCCTGAGGTGGCGGCACAGTTCGACGACCGGTTCGTGACCGTGCCGTCGCCCGGCGCGAAGCCGCACGCGGACCTCAAGGCCGTCCTCCGCGCGCAACTCCTCAGCGCCGGGCTCGCGGAGACGCACCTCGACATCGACCCCGGCTGCACGGTGGCGGACAATGACCGCTTCTTCTCGTACCGCGCCGAAGCGGGCCGCACGGGCCGCATGCTGGGCGTGATCGGGCTGCACGAGGGCTGA